From the Oncorhynchus nerka isolate Pitt River linkage group LG20, Oner_Uvic_2.0, whole genome shotgun sequence genome, one window contains:
- the LOC115102583 gene encoding ral GTPase-activating protein subunit beta-like, whose product MQLFHQPRGARATRGGDQLVGPLVHLSLSVRQVFVPEGSPVSKDDVGIRYNVKQRPFPEEVGKIPLVKADVCIPDLDDIVNKEV is encoded by the exons ATGCAGCTCTTCCACCAGCCCAGAGGAGCACGGGCAACCAGAGGGGGAGACCAGTTAGTTGGCCCACTGGTCCACCTTAGTCTGTCTGTGAGG CAGGTGTTTGTCCCAGAGGGCAGCCCAGTGTCCAAGGATGACGTGGGAATCCGCTACAACGTCAAGCAGAGGCCCTTCCCAGAGGAGGTGGGCAAGATCCCCCTGGTCAAAGCTGACGTCTGCATTCCAGACCTGGACGACATAGTCAACAAGGAGGTGTGA